From a single Arachis hypogaea cultivar Tifrunner chromosome 3, arahy.Tifrunner.gnm2.J5K5, whole genome shotgun sequence genomic region:
- the LOC112790493 gene encoding mechanosensitive ion channel protein 10 encodes MENGEEKGVAAHRTVGTKNEVVLRIPESENIISYSPQQKGSPSKAFVDSSNVELAAELQSLKNSSTVQSPTATTSTRSVGRSEFSKPKSRLVEPPHPIAASFLEDKTQIKSFKSPARTSTSKKTTPNATPPRDVPITPRTPLIGTPMEEEEEEEEEFYKTTNVEVSKKRSGKRWKFLCMIEWVGFVSIVGFLIVSLAIKRLRNSEIWGLELWKWCVLALVILCGRLVTGWFINVMVFLIERNFLFKKKVLYFVYGVKKSVQAFLWLGIVLMAWGLIFNHGIKRSRRVNRVLDYITRSLASCLIGAALWLAKMLLIKLLASHFQSARFFNRIQESIFHQYILRTLSGPPLMEIAENVGKNSSSSRLSFKTLVRENGNEEKKEEVIDVEKLKKMKQEKVSALTMKGLINVIKSSGLTTILPQSVDEDENEQIDSEITSELEAKEAAYRIFSNVAKPGSKYIQKEDLLRFMTNEEVENLLPLFEGAVATGRIKRKSLKNWLVKVYQERQSLVHSLNDTKTAVDDLNLLASVLIIIVIIIVWLLIMGFLTTHVLLFITSQLLLAVFIFGNSAKTVFEAIIFVFVRHPFDVGDRCVIDGVQMTVEEMNILTTIFLRFDNEKISYPNSVLANKPISNFYRSPEMSESIEFSVDMSTPIESIAALKSRIKS; translated from the exons ATGGAGAACGGAGAGGAAAAAGGCGTGGCGGCACATAGAACAGTAGGGACAAAGAACGAGGTTGTTCTTCGAATTCCCGAGAGCGAAAACATCATTTCCTATTCTCCTCAGCAGAAGGGTTCACCCTCAAAAGCCTTCGTAGATTCTTCAAATGTTGAACTAGCAGCTGAACTTCAGAGtctaaaaaacagtagtactGTTCAATCTCCAACTGCTACCACTTCAACCCGCTCTGTTGGTCGTTCCGAATTCTCGAAGCCAAAATCTAGATTGGTGGAACCGCCACATCCAATAGCTGCAAGCTTTCTTGAAGACAAAACCCAAATCAAGAGCTTCAAATCACCCGCAAGGACTTCCACCAGCAAAAAG ACTACTCCTAATGCCACACCTCCAAGGGATGTTCCTATTACCCCAAGAACCCCTTTGATTGGGACtccaatggaagaagaagaagaggaggaggaggagttttACAAGACCACAAACGTTGAAGTGAGCAAGAAGAGATCTGGCAAGAGGTGGAAGTTCCTGTGTATGATTGAGTGGGTTGGTTTTGTTTCCATAGTTGGGTTCTTGATTGTATCCTTAGCAATCAAAAGGTTGCGAAATTCCGAAATATGGGGCTTGGAGCTGTGGAAATGGTGTGTTCTTGCACTGGTTATCCTCTGTGGGAGACTTGTCACTGGGTGGTTTATAAATGTTATGGTTTTCTTGATTGAAAGGAATTTCTTGTTCAAGAAGAAGGTTCTGTATTTTGTTTATGGTGTGAAGAAGAGTGTTCAAGCATTTTTATGGTTGGGCATTGTTCTTATGGCATGgggtttgattttcaatcatggGATTAAGAGATCAAGAAGAGTTAATAGGGTTCTTGATTACATTACAAGATCTCTTGCATCTTGTCTTATTGGGGCAGCTCTATGGTTGGCAAAAATGTTGCTGATTAAGCTACTAGCTTCGCATTTCCAATCGGCTAGGTTTTTCAACCGGATTCAAGAGTCAATTTTTCATCAATACATTCTTCGGACCCTTTCAGGGCCTCCCTTGATGGAAATTGCGGAAAATGTGGGAAAGAATTCAAGTAGCAGCCGGTTGAGTTTTAAGACTTTGGTTAGGGAGAATGGgaatgaagagaagaaagaagaggtcaTTGATGTGGAGAAGCTCAAGAAAATGAAACAAGAGAAAGTTTCTGCTTTGACTATGAAAGGATTGATCAATGTGATAAAGAGTTCTGGATTGACCACGATTCTGCCGCAGAGTGTTGATGAAGATGAGAATGAGCAGATAGATAGCGAGATTACTAGTGAGTTGGAAGCAAAGGAGGCAGCATATCGAATTTTCAGCAATGTAGCCAAGCCAGGAAGCAA GTACATTCAGAAGGAAGACCTATTGCGCTTCATGACCAATGAAGAAGTTGAAAACCTGCTTCCGTTATTTGAAGGAGCAGTTGCAACTGGAAGAATCAAGAGGAAGTCTCTCAAGAATTGGCTG GTGAAAGTCTACCAAGAGCGTCAATCCCTTGTGCATTCGCTAAATGATACAAAAACAGCTGTCGATGATTTGAACTTGCTTGCTTCCGTGCTCATCATTATTGTGATCATCATTGTTTGGTTGCTTATAATGGGGTTCCTCACAACCCATGTTCTTCTCTTTATTACATCTCAGCTTTTACTCGCGGTGTTTATATTTGGTAACTCAGCTAAGACTGTCTTTGAAGCTATTATATTTGTTTTCGTGAGGCATCCGTTTGATGTTGGCGATCGTTGTGTCATCGATGGTGTTCAG ATGACTGTTGAGGAGATGAACATACTAACTACAATCTTCTTGAGATTTGACAATGAAAAGATTTCATATCCAAATTCAGTTCTAGCAAACAAGCCTATCAGTAACTTCTACAGGAGTCCAGAAATGAGCGAATCAATCGAATTTTCTGTCGATATGTCGACACCAATTGAGAGTATCGCAGCTCTGAAGTCAAGAATAAAATCATAA